The Halobacteriovoraceae bacterium genomic interval TTTTTTGATAAATTAATAATAAAACTCGATGATAAAGTTTATACTGATTCCATTAGTCAGGCCAAATATTTGGAAGAACAAGAAATTGCTGGATCAAATCAATTGTCTTGCATAGGTGAGGGGAGTTTTGGAGGAATTGATCTTGAAAAATTTGATATCGAAAAAAAACAAAAATACCGAGAAGAAATCCGAAAAGCACTTTCGATTTCAAATTCTGAATCTGTCATCGTTTTTATCGGAAGAATAGTAAGGGATAAAGGTATTGTCGAACTCGTTCAAACCTTTGAAAATTTAAATCAATTCGTACCAAATATAAAACTACTTCTTGTTGGGCCATTTGAAGATTCTGGCGATCCTGTTCCTGAAAAAACAAAAATATCCATCGAGCAAAATCCTAATATTTTAACCGTAGGACATCGCAGTGATGTTGAAAAATATATTTGTGCTTCGGATCTCCTCTGTCTCCCTTCTTATAGGGAAGGATTTCCTACTGTTGTACTTGAGGCCGCTGCTTTAGAAGTCCCTTCAGTAGTTGCTGACGTGATTGGATCTATTGACACCATCATTCACAATGAAACAGGTCTTCTCTACACACTTAAAGATGATGGAGAACTTTCTCAAAGTCTGTCACAACTGATAACAGATATTGATAAAAGAATTGAATTAGGAATAAATGCAAGAAAACGAGTTATTGAAAAATTTTCAGTTGAAAGCGTAAAAACTGCTTATATCGCAGAATACAAGAGGATACTAAGTTGAAAAGAATCATAGACATTTTACTTGGAATATTTGCTTTTTTGCTTCTTCTTATTCCCTTTCTTATAGTTTGGGTAATGGTTAAAATAACCAGCAAAGGTCCCGCTCTCTATTGGTCAAAAAGAATTGGGAAAAATAATGAAATATTTCTCATGCCTAAGTTTAGATCTATGAAAATTGATACTCCCCAATTGGCCACCCACCTTCTTTCAAACTCTCAAGATTATCTTACACCAGTAGGTAAGTTTATTAGAAAAACAAGCCTTGATGAAATCCCTCAACTCTACTCAATTTTAAAAGGCGACATGAGTTTTGTTGGCCCCAGGCCTGCCCTTTATAATCAAGATGATTTAATTGCACTTAGAACAGAGAAAGGAATTCATAAACTAACACCAGGCCTAACAGGTTGGGCCCAAATCAACGGACGTGATGAAATACCTATCCCTCAAAAAGTAGATCTTGACTATGAATATTTCACAAAGGCCAGTGTACTTTTTGATCTGAAAATACTTTTTCTTACAGCGTATAAAGTTGCTTTTGGAAAAGATATTTCACATTAATTTTTCATTGAAATTATTTTCAATATTTCCAACTGGTTCACTCGGACTGTATTCCTCAACAACTTCTTTAAGGGATTTCTTAACATCTTCAACGGATGTATTCGGTGGCAAGTTGAGGAGATAGTCAAGCTTCGCTTTGAAATTGTCGGATAGAACACTCGTTTTTGAAATGAGTATTTTGGGATGTTCAGTACTTTTTGTATTTTCTGAATCGTAAAACAATTCTTCAAATAACTTTTCGCCAGGTCGTATCCCCGTGATTTCAATATCAATGTCTTCACCTAATTTTAGGCCAGAAAGCAAGATCATTTGCTTGGCCAAATCATAGATTTTAACAGGATCTCCCATTTTCAAAACAAATATCTCTCCCCCCTCTCCAAGCGCTCCGGCCTGAATGACGAGTTGAGTTGCCTCGGGAATAGACATAAAATATCTTTTGATCTCTTTATGAGTAACTGTTATTGGCCCACCTTTTTCAATCTGTTTTTTAAACAAAGGAATAACACTACCACTACTGCCTAGCACATTGCCAAATCTGACAATCATAAACTTCGTTTTGAAAGAGTCATTTTGCAAATCTAAACAAACCATCTCGGCAATTCTTTTGGTTGTTCCCATTACATTTGTTGGATTGATGGCCTTATCGGTTGAAACTAAAACAAATTTCTCAATGTCATATTTTCGAGAAAGACTTGCAACTATTTTTGTTCCATAAATATTAGTTTGTATGGATTCAAGAGGATTAAATTCCATGATCGGTACGTGTTTGTAAGCTGCAGCATGAAACACAACATTTGGTGTGTAGTTTAGAAAAATGGATTCCATTTTCTCCAGATTTCTCACATCAGCTATTTTATAGATAATGTTTTGTGAAGGAAAAGCTTCTATTAACTCTTGTTCGAGTTCATAGATAAAAAGTTCAGTTTGATCTAAGGCAATTAAAAACTTAGGCGAAAGTTGGCAAACTTGACGACATAACTCTCTTCCAATTGAACCTCCCGCACCTGTTATGAGGACAATCTTTTCTGAAATCATTGATTTCAATGATTGAATGTCCAAATCAACACTTTCTCGGCCTAAAAGATCTTCTGGCCCAACTCGTCTTAATTGTGAAAATTCTACTCTCCCATGAATAATATCTTTCATTCTAGGGAGAGTTTTTATTTCAATATTAAAACCTTTAAACCTTTCAACTATATTTCGAATTTGTGAACTAGAAGCAGAAGGAATCGCTATAAAGGCCTGCTTCACTCCTTGCTTTTCTACTAAATCAGGTATGATTTCACTCGTTCCCAAAACTTTAATACCCCTAATCGTCCTGCCTTTTTTAGATAGATCGTCATCTATAAAACCAACGGGCTCAAGTAGGATATTAGGATTTTGAATCATCTCTCTAACCAGTTGTTCTCCACCACTTCCAGCTCCAATGATAATCACCTTTTCAAATTCTACACCACTGGTATGGTATTTGTTTTTCATAGTTTTTGAGTCGTGCCAAAGTCTATAAATAAATCTTCCACCACCAAGCCCCATAACAAGTAGTAAAAAATTTATAATAGAAAAAGATCTAGGTATTTGTTCTAATCGAAAAAATAAGAAGAGCAAAACCATTGACATCACTGTTCCAGATAATGCTCCTTTAATGACACGAATGAGATCTGGAGTACTAGAAAATCTCCAAATTCCCCGATATAGACCATTAAAATACAAACAGGATAGACAAGTTATGAAATGAACAATTGTATAATAAGGAAAAAATTTAAAAGTAAAAATATCTGGAACAAGTTCACCAAAACGGATTGAAAAAGATAAAAAATATGAAATGAGTACGATACCTGCATCATAGATAGAGATAACAATCTTTTTTTGCCACAATTTAAGTGTTGAGAGGTTTTTAATCATAAATAACTCCAGAGCGAAAACATATCAGATTATTTAATTGTTTCATAGTTTTTGCTCATAAATAATGCAAGGCAATTTAATCGACATCTCTTCCGAGATGATTTATCTTTAAACTAGGGGGAAAAGTGAAAACAGCTGTCATATCCGGAGTTTCTGGCCAAGATGGTAGTTATTTAGCGAAATATCTACTTGAGAAAAATTATAAAGTCGTAGGTTTAGTCAGAAATGATCATTTTGAAATTGCAGGGCATAAGTATTTAAAAATTAATAATTTAATTCAACTTGTTGAAATTGATCTACTGGATGAAATTAAACTAAACTCAGTGCTCTCTCAAATTAAACCCTCGGAAATATATCATCTTGCTGCACAAAGTTCAGTCGGTGAGTCATTTAAAAGACCAAAAGAGACTTTTAATTTTAACATTAATTCAACGCTTAATTTCTTAAATTGGATAAAAGATTATTCGCCTCAAACCAAATATTATCAGGCCTCCAGCAGTGAAATCTATGGCAAAGTAGAACAACTTCCTATTTGTGAATCTACTCCCTTACATCCACTTAGTCCTTACGCAGTTTCTAAGGCCTCTGCTCATTGGGCCACTATAAATTACCGTGAATCATTTGGATTATTTGCTTGCTGCGGAATTCTTTTTAATCATGAATCAGTTTTGCGAAGAGACAATTTTTTTGTCAAAAAAGTGATAAAAGAAGCTCTTGAAATCAAAAATGGCCAAAGATCAAAAATGGCCGTTGGAAATATCGAAGTCAAAAGAGACTTTGGTTATGGGCCCAAGTATGTAGAGGCCATGTATTTAATGCTTCAGCAACCTAGACCAGAAGATTTCATGATTTGCTCTGGACATTCAGTTTCTCTAAAAGAAATCCTTGAGTATGTCTTTGAAAAAGTTGGGATTGAAAAATCCTCATATGAGATTTCAAAAGATCTCTACCGCCCTGTGGATATTAAAGATATCTATGGAAATAATCAGAAGGCAAAAGATCAACTTGGCTGGAATTACGACCTAAATTTTTTTGAGATTCTTGATATTTTAATCCAAGAGGAAAAAGATTATTCTGCCTTCGTATGATAGATCTTTCTTTTAAGGGAATCATAAAATGGCAAAAGACCAAGTTTACCAATTAAAGCTCTGAGAGAGTTTTTGAATTTCATTTTTTTTAAATATCGATATGATTTTTTAGAGAGCAGTTCATTCTCCTTGAGGGCCCTGAAACGCTCCTCAATTCCTTTCAAACCGCTAGTGCTCGAAATTCCATTTCCAAACATTTTAACCACTCCCTGACTTGGAATATAGTGGCCCTTAAATTGATTTTTAATCATGCGACACGCAAAGTCGAAATCCATGGCAACTTTGTAATCAAGTTTAAAATTACCAATTTTTTCAAAAACACTTGATCTCACAACAAGGGAAGGATGAGGGAAAGGCATTTTCCCATCATCAAGATCATTCGGAGAAACCTTAATTTCTTCATTGTTAATCGTTACAAAGATAATGTCCGAGTACACAAAATCTACTTCTGGATGTTCTAATAAATAGTTGTTGGCCTGATTATAATAATTTTGATCAAGACAATGATCTCCACTATTTAAAAAAGCAATCGAATCTCCTTTAGAATTTTCTATACCCTTGTTAAAAGCATCTGATATGCCTTGGTCTTTTTCAGAGATTGAAAAAAAATTTTGATGACTAAGCAAGTCAATGGTCTTCTGACAAGTTCCACCATTTATAACAACTCTTTCAATATAATCACAGTCTTTGACTGACTCTAGAGTATCAACTAATTCTTCAAAATTGTTAAATGTAATAGTAACCAATGAAATCATAATATTTTATAGCACAGGTTGAAACTTTCAACAATCTTTTGAGACTCGCCAAACGGCCAAAAACATGAGAGTCTTTTTCACTGTTGTAAACTACTTGATGAGTTAAAATGCATTTTATTAGAGCTAAAGAAAATTATTCAAGATTAATTGATAGACATATAAAACCGATAATAACCAACGGAAATTTTATAGAATTTTTGCTGGCACTTTCTATTCTTAAAAGGCCAATGCAACATAATCTTTTTTTTAACGCGATCCCATTACTGTTTGGACTAGGTCATCTGTTGTTCCTTAAAAAAGTAAATAAACTTTTTTGGCCATACTTAATTATGCTTGGAATTGGAATTGCTAATGCCTTTGTTCTTGGAGAGTGTGTAAGCTTGATAAGAATTGGTCAAGTCATTTGTCTTATTTCATTTGCTCATTTTAGTTGTGAATACATTAGCAAAGATAATTTAAAAAAAATATGTGAATATATAGTCTATATCGGTGGAATTCAACTTCTCTTAGAAATAATTATTCATGGGCCAGTGGGACTACCGAAAATGTATTTTGGATTTTCGCTTCCTCGATTTGAAGGGCCAATTGGAGAATCCAACTATTCAGGACTTATTTTTGGTGTGGCCTGTATGGTACATCTTTCTTTTAAAAAGTACTATTTTGCTCTTTTTTCATTTTTGGGTGTTATCGCAAGTGTAAGTCGAACTACAACTGTTATGATTATTTTCTTTTTGGCCTTCTACTTATTACTCAAATTATCAAATGAAAATATTAGAAAGTATTGGAGTATTATAGTTGTTTGTATCCTTAGTACTACCCCAATTGTTGTTTATTTACTTTATCATCATGCTGATTATGAGGTTTTAGATTTTATAGAAAAGAAAAGCTCTGGACGTTTTTTTCTTCTAGTTCCTTATCTTAATATGGGAATTGAGAATATATTTGGTGTTGGATATTTTCGTGGAATCGAACGTTATCCTGAATATTTAGAACCGATTATTGAGTTCACTTCAAAGTTTAGAAAACCTCAAATAAATGAGCAACATAATATTTTTATGCAGGTATTCTCAGAATTTGGCCCTATTGGGTACGTACCTTTTTTAATTTTTCTTTTGCAACTCTTTTTCAGAGTTTCATATAAAAAAGAGGATCTTTGGAAAGTGGCCATCTTGATGTCTCTTTTTATTGGTTTTTCTTTTCTCAATGGACTGAATTCTTTTTCTCTTTATCTTCTTTTAGGATTTTGCTTAAAAAATAATTCAGAATACATTTTACCCAAATTTAATAATAGGTGACGTTTGAATATATTATTCGATTATCAGATTTTTCAATTTCAAAACTTTGGTGGTATTTCAAGATATATCTATGAAATCATAGCAAGATCAAAAAAAGATCCATCCCAAAACTGGAAACTTCATCTCAATCACTCATATAATGAATATCTTACAAATTACGATATTTCTTCACACTCTTCAATATTTAAAGATTTTCATTTTAGAGGGAAAGAAAGACTTCGAACATTGATAAATCAATGGGGACTTAGAAAAAAAGTAGCACAAGCCGATTTAGTACACCTTACATTTTTTGATGATTATTATCTCAATCTGTATCGAGATTTGAAAACTCCCTATTCAATAACAATTTACGATATGATCAATGAAAATTTTCCAAACTATTTTGGCCAAAATGATCCTTTGCCTGCGAAAAAGAAAAAACTTATAGAAAACGCTCATCTTGTACTTGCGATATCAGAATCAACGAAACAAGACATTTTAAAATATTGTCATATTTCAGAAGAAAAAATTCATGTGATCTATCTTGCTTATTCATTAGATAATATGCAAAAAACAAATCATTTGAATTTACCAGATGATTATTTACTCTTTATTGGAAACCGTTGGGCATATAAAAACTTTGAAAAAATGTATGAGGCCGTAAGTCCAATTTTAAAAGATCATTCACTCCATCTTCTCTGTGGGGGAGGGCCAAAATTTTCACAAGCAGAATTAAAAAAATTTGAAACAGATGGCGTACAATCTAAAATTCATCATTTACCTGTGCATGATAATGTCACTCTTGCAGAGATTTATCAAAGGGCCAGATTATTCATTTTTCCTTCACTTTATGAAGGATTTGGTATCCCTACTTTAGAAGCAATGTCACAAGGGTGTGCTGTTGCTCTTGGAGATAATTCCTCTCTTCCTGAGGTTGCCGGAAATGCTGGATTATATTTTGATGCAAATTCAACTGATTCTATCAGAGAAGTGATTAGTCAATTTTTAGAAAATGAACAAAAACAAGCAGAAATAAAACAACTTTCCCTCGAACAAGCTAAAAAGTTCTCATGGGATAAAACATATTTGGAACATGTTAAGGCCTTTGAAAAAATTGTGAAACTATAAACTCAGCAATGGCCGGTGAAGAAGTAAGACCAGGAGATTCTATTCCCAAGCACTCAATATATTTTGCAAGGGGAGATTGAATGATAAAATCTGTATAAAGCTCTCCATTTAACAATATCTTTGGTCTAATTCCACAGTAGTCTAATTCAAGTTTCTCGGTTTCAATTCCAATAAATTGTTTTTGAATAGGCCCTATAAACTCAGAAATTAAATTGCTATTCATTGAGTAATTAATTTCAGCAATTGGTTCAGTGTTTGGGCCAAAACGTAGGGTACCATCAAGATCAAAAGAAGTGTGGATCCCCAGACCTAGGAGGTTATGATGAGGTATCGGATACAGAAGAGATTCATTATAAAATTTCTGATGAGTTTTAATATAGTTTCCTTTCACAAAGAAATTTTCAATATCAAAAAGCCCTAATTTTTTTCTCAGATCAACTGCTCCGTGCCCTGCACAGTTGATGAGATACTCACACTCAAAACGATAGTCCCCACAATCAAGCTCATAAGATTCTGAATGTTGAACAATATCCAAGACAGTAATATTTTTTTGAAATATCACACCTCTATTAAAAAGAGATGTCTCAATTTTCTTGATTGCACTAGGTGCATCGATGACACTGGTAGACTCAATAAAAATACCATCTAGCAAATGAGTATAGATTCTTAACTTCTCTTGTTCAGAGTTAGATATGGAACGGAAAGGGATATTTTTCTCAAGTGCCAGTTGTTTATACTTATTTAAGTCTTCAAGCTCGTTCTGTGTTGTTGCAAAGAGATACTTCCCACAATTTTTTTTATCAATTTGAAATTCTTGACACAAATCGTTCCATAGTTCAAGGCCATGCATACAAAGGCGGTGCTTTTTGGAGTTCATTGGATAATAGATACCGGAGTGGAGTACACTACTATGACGCGCTGATGTTTCATCGCCACAAAAAGGATTTTTCTCTAAAAGAACTATTTCTTCTGGATTTACATATTTACTTAATTCTAATGCTGTTTGCAGGCCAATAATTCCACCACCGATGATGGCAACCTGTATTTTTTCCATATTAAACCTCGTTCATACTTAACACCATTATCAATTTTCAAGCTTATAAGTCCATATATATAAATTGGATTTCCTCTTTGAGTTTGATAAAATCTCTGACAGGTTTTATTGAAATTTTCGGGGGCCAAATGGAGCATATTTTTTTACAGAATGAGTCAATTTATTTACGGGTTCCAACAATGGAAGATGTTGATAAGGGATACTTAGCAGGGATTAATAATCAAGATTATGATCTGTTTACAGACCATGCCGTATTTCCCAAAGACAAAAAATCTCTAGAGAATTATATGGAGCTTCAAAGAAAGACTCAAAACTCTTTATGGCTGGGAATATTTTTAAAAAAAACACATGAGTATATTGGCAATATAGAAATTTATAAAATTAATTGGATTCACAGAAGAGGGGAGTATTCAATTCTCTTATGGTCAAATCATGGAAAAGGTTATGCGTACCAGGCCAGCCAGACCATTTTAGACCACGTCTTTAATCGAATGAACTTAAATCGAGTTGAATTGGGTGTTAGCGAGAAACATACGAATGCTATTCAGTTATATAAAAAATTAGGTTTTGTTGAAGAAGGAAGACAAAGAGAATATTTCATCAAGGATGGAGTGCCTAGCGATACGATTTTCATGAGCTTATTGAGAAGAGAGTTTAAAAAATGAGAGAAATTAAAATTGCAAATTATACAATTGGATCTCAGCATCCTCCATTTATCATCGCTGAAATGTCTGGAAATCATAACGGATCCCTCGAAAGAGCACTTGAACTTGTCGACAAAGCAGCTGAATGTGGAGCAAATGCTCTGAAACTTCAAACTTATACCGCTGATACAATAACGCTTGATTGTAATGCCAAAGATTTTGTAATTACTGAAAAAGGAAATCTTTGGGAAGGAGAGAGACTCTATAACCTCTATCAGAAAGCATATACTCCTTGGGAATGGCATCAACCAATATTTGAGCGTTGTAGAGAAAAAGGTCTTATTTACTTAAGTACTCCATTCGATGAAACGGCCGTAGATTTTTTAGAAGAACTGAATGTACCTGTATACAAAATTGCTTCTTTTGAAAACAATCATTTTCCTATGATCAAAAAGATTGCAAGAACCGGTAAACCTATGATTATTTCTACAGGAATGGCCTCATTGAGTGAACTCGCTGAAATGGTCGAGTTAATTAAAAATGAAGGAAATGATCAGATCATTTTATTAGTTTGTACAAGCTCATATCCTGCTAAAATTGAAGACGCGAATTTAAATACTATACCTCATCTTAAAAATACTTTAGATGTTCAAGTAGGTCTTTCAGATCATACTCTTGGGCCAATTGTCCCGATTGCAAGTATTGCTCTTGGTGCAACTGTCATAGAAAAACATTTTACCCTTGATAGAAATGATGGGGGAGTTGATTCAAGCTTTTCAATGGAACCAGTGGATCTCAAGAATCTAGTTGATCAGTCCTTATTGACTTGGAAGTCTCTTGGCCATGTATTTTATGGGCCAACAAAGTCTGAAGAATTCTCAGCAAAAAATAGACGTTCAATCTATATCGCCGAAGACATTTCTCAAGGTGAAGTGTTTACTGAAAAAAATATTCGTATTGTGAGACCTGGGTATGGATTACATCCAAAGTACATTCAACATTTTATTGGTAAGAAGGCGGTTAAATCCTTTAAGAAAGGAACTCCTCTAAATTGGGAACATTTGTTCTAATATGATGGCCAGTGAAGATGGTAAAAAACGAATTGCAATCGTTAGCTCTCAGGCCGGAGCGACCAATGCTTTCACAATACTCATTCCACCTCTAAGAAAAATTGGCTACATTGTAGATGTTTTTGCCACAAAACATTCGATTGATATATTTGATAAAAATAATATCAACTTTAAAAAGTTAAATATAGATAATGATCATCTCGAAAAATTTGATCTCATAATAACAAGTACAGGCGATCCTGAAGTAGAATTTCCAATTTGGAAGATGGCCAAAGAATACAATGTCAAAACTATAGGTTTTTTAGATCAATGGGCCAGTCTTTGGGAACGATTTAGTCTTAAAGAAAAATATGACAATATTCCAGATTTTGTTGCAGTTATTGATGATTACGTTCTAAACAAATGCATTGAGTATGGATGTGATTCAAACCGACTTATAAAATTGGGTCATCCAAGCTTTGATGAATGTATAAAACACTCCAAATTAGAAATCACTCCTCAAAAACGTTTCACATATATTTCAGAACCATATCGAAATGGGCATAGTGGAGCAGATTTTGATGAGTTTAATGTTTTTGAATCTCTGATTTGTCTTTTAGAAGATGAGTTTAAAGATTGGAAATGTGTAATTAAACTTCACCCTAGAGAAGAGAAAGATAAGTATGATTCGATTCTCAAAAAATACAGGGATCTAAATCAAAGAGTTTCTTACACTGAAGAGAGTAAATGGGATTCAATTCTAAATTCTTCTTGCATTATTGGCCTTGAATCAATTCTTCTTTATGAAGGGGCACTCATGCGGAGAAAAGTCATCAGTTGTACTCCTTCAAACCGCCCAGTACCTCCTTTTGTGAATACAAATTCTTATATTAAGTCATGCCAGAGTTTAGATGAAATAAAAAAATCTATAGATGAAAATATCAAAGTTGGAACAAGTTTTAATCTTCCAAATTCAGTTAATCTTTATTTAAAATTTATTAAAGAGCTTTTATGAAAGATAAAGTCAAAAATTATTTTATCAATCGTTTTCAAAATGAAAATATTATTCTTTTTTCACGTGTTAATTCATTGTTTTGGGGAATTTTAAAATCATTGCCTAAAAAAAAATATGTTGTTCTACCTTCAACTCTTTGTTTGTCTCCTTTATTTGTCATCCAACACTTAGGTTATGAACCATTATTTATTGATACTAATTTAAAAACAGGTCAAATAGATCTAGCGGATTTTAAAACTAAAATCTCGAAACATTTTTCTGAGATCTCTCTTGTTCTTTGTGCACACCTTTTGGGAATTAAATCCCCAATTGAAGAAGTTGTAAAATTTTGTTCAAACTATAAAATACCTGTAATTGAAGACAGTGCTCAGGCAATGCCCGAAGAGGGTTATAAAAGTTGTGCTGATTATTTTTTACTGAGCTTTGGGCATACAAAAATTATTGATTGTGGGCATGGGGGGATGTTAATTACTAAAGATTTGCCAACCAAACAAGAAGTCTTAAATCAGATCTCAGAAATTCGTACTGAGTTAGATGATAATCTGAGAGAGCTCTCAATTAATTATAGAAAAGAGTATTATGAATATTTCAACAATAAAGAATTTTTTAAATTGGGAGAATTTTATAAAAAATACTTTCCTCTTATTCTTGTTAATGACAGTCATGTTGATTGGAACAGAATTTATAATCAACTCCAAAATTTAGATACTTTGATAAAAAACAGAATTATAAACACTGAAATATATGATGAATCTTTTGAAAAATTACCAATTTCAGTCATTAGAAAATACGAGCAATGGCCCTTGTGGCGTTATTCATTTCTTTGTGATGAATTACATCGAGACGAACTTATCTCAGAGCTTAGATTAAAATCATTAGATGTAAGCTCTTGGTATCCAAGCTTAAATAGTTTTATTCAAAATGGTCATTTTGAAACACCCATGGCAACTGAATTTCAAAACAGAGTTGTTAATTTATGGGTTGATTATGCAGATCAAAATACGACGAGGAAAGTTGCTGATGTCGTTAGAAAATATTTCAGTTAATCTCAATGAATAAAAACAAGCGAAATTGTTTTAATTTATAGATATTTTCTAAATATTTTCATCCTATAGTTTAGTATTAATTTACTGTTCGCGTTGCAAAATTACAATGTACTTCTTCTAATGTCGAATTATCAAAGACTTAAAATCTATTTTAATTTAAAAAGTCTTTAATTTGTACACTTTGTATAGTGTTCAAAGAGATTGTTTAAAAACCTGAAATCAATTAATATGTGCGCAAAAATTGTACGGAGTAATATATGTTAAAAAAAATCTTAATTTGCTTTTTTATTTTAATTTCGAGTCAAAGTGGATACACATCGGTAATTTCTAAGATTAATGATTTCATAAAAGTGATAAACAAAAGAAATAGTTTTAGAAATGTACTTATTCCCTTAAGTGAACAAATTGAATCGGATGGACAATTACGGATTGGAGTTGCTCTATACTTAGTAAAAGATAAGTTTGATTACCCTATTCGAGGGATTAAATCTTACCGTTTGCTTGCAAATAATTCATATTTCAGTGAACCGAGAAATGCTGGAACAAACTTTCTAGCAAATTTAAGACTGTTGGTCGACCATAGTGATATTTTAGCTGAGAAATTAGGGGTTAACAAAGCGACTGCCTTAGA includes:
- a CDS encoding sugar transferase, with amino-acid sequence MKRIIDILLGIFAFLLLLIPFLIVWVMVKITSKGPALYWSKRIGKNNEIFLMPKFRSMKIDTPQLATHLLSNSQDYLTPVGKFIRKTSLDEIPQLYSILKGDMSFVGPRPALYNQDDLIALRTEKGIHKLTPGLTGWAQINGRDEIPIPQKVDLDYEYFTKASVLFDLKILFLTAYKVAFGKDISH
- a CDS encoding glycosyltransferase family 4 protein encodes the protein MNILFDYQIFQFQNFGGISRYIYEIIARSKKDPSQNWKLHLNHSYNEYLTNYDISSHSSIFKDFHFRGKERLRTLINQWGLRKKVAQADLVHLTFFDDYYLNLYRDLKTPYSITIYDMINENFPNYFGQNDPLPAKKKKLIENAHLVLAISESTKQDILKYCHISEEKIHVIYLAYSLDNMQKTNHLNLPDDYLLFIGNRWAYKNFEKMYEAVSPILKDHSLHLLCGGGPKFSQAELKKFETDGVQSKIHHLPVHDNVTLAEIYQRARLFIFPSLYEGFGIPTLEAMSQGCAVALGDNSSLPEVAGNAGLYFDANSTDSIREVISQFLENEQKQAEIKQLSLEQAKKFSWDKTYLEHVKAFEKIVKL
- a CDS encoding glycosyltransferase family 4 protein, whose product is MIFIIDFLKGLYLKGENKIQLCRVATVPFAFNSSLKLIEKIHGPQIHVTLVSSDESGGEILKSAHIGKFAPINISREISPFQDLLSLFKLIVFFRKHKFDIVHSNTPKAGLLVSLASIFCPKTKFLHTFTGQRWETLTGFKRKLLRFFDKLIIKLDDKVYTDSISQAKYLEEQEIAGSNQLSCIGEGSFGGIDLEKFDIEKKQKYREEIRKALSISNSESVIVFIGRIVRDKGIVELVQTFENLNQFVPNIKLLLVGPFEDSGDPVPEKTKISIEQNPNILTVGHRSDVEKYICASDLLCLPSYREGFPTVVLEAAALEVPSVVADVIGSIDTIIHNETGLLYTLKDDGELSQSLSQLITDIDKRIELGINARKRVIEKFSVESVKTAYIAEYKRILS
- a CDS encoding O-antigen ligase family protein; the encoded protein is MHFIRAKENYSRLIDRHIKPIITNGNFIEFLLALSILKRPMQHNLFFNAIPLLFGLGHLLFLKKVNKLFWPYLIMLGIGIANAFVLGECVSLIRIGQVICLISFAHFSCEYISKDNLKKICEYIVYIGGIQLLLEIIIHGPVGLPKMYFGFSLPRFEGPIGESNYSGLIFGVACMVHLSFKKYYFALFSFLGVIASVSRTTTVMIIFFLAFYLLLKLSNENIRKYWSIIVVCILSTTPIVVYLLYHHADYEVLDFIEKKSSGRFFLLVPYLNMGIENIFGVGYFRGIERYPEYLEPIIEFTSKFRKPQINEQHNIFMQVFSEFGPIGYVPFLIFLLQLFFRVSYKKEDLWKVAILMSLFIGFSFLNGLNSFSLYLLLGFCLKNNSEYILPKFNNR
- a CDS encoding GDP-mannose 4,6-dehydratase; the encoded protein is MKTAVISGVSGQDGSYLAKYLLEKNYKVVGLVRNDHFEIAGHKYLKINNLIQLVEIDLLDEIKLNSVLSQIKPSEIYHLAAQSSVGESFKRPKETFNFNINSTLNFLNWIKDYSPQTKYYQASSSEIYGKVEQLPICESTPLHPLSPYAVSKASAHWATINYRESFGLFACCGILFNHESVLRRDNFFVKKVIKEALEIKNGQRSKMAVGNIEVKRDFGYGPKYVEAMYLMLQQPRPEDFMICSGHSVSLKEILEYVFEKVGIEKSSYEISKDLYRPVDIKDIYGNNQKAKDQLGWNYDLNFFEILDILIQEEKDYSAFV
- a CDS encoding polysaccharide biosynthesis protein, whose amino-acid sequence is MIKNLSTLKLWQKKIVISIYDAGIVLISYFLSFSIRFGELVPDIFTFKFFPYYTIVHFITCLSCLYFNGLYRGIWRFSSTPDLIRVIKGALSGTVMSMVLLFLFFRLEQIPRSFSIINFLLLVMGLGGGRFIYRLWHDSKTMKNKYHTSGVEFEKVIIIGAGSGGEQLVREMIQNPNILLEPVGFIDDDLSKKGRTIRGIKVLGTSEIIPDLVEKQGVKQAFIAIPSASSSQIRNIVERFKGFNIEIKTLPRMKDIIHGRVEFSQLRRVGPEDLLGRESVDLDIQSLKSMISEKIVLITGAGGSIGRELCRQVCQLSPKFLIALDQTELFIYELEQELIEAFPSQNIIYKIADVRNLEKMESIFLNYTPNVVFHAAAYKHVPIMEFNPLESIQTNIYGTKIVASLSRKYDIEKFVLVSTDKAINPTNVMGTTKRIAEMVCLDLQNDSFKTKFMIVRFGNVLGSSGSVIPLFKKQIEKGGPITVTHKEIKRYFMSIPEATQLVIQAGALGEGGEIFVLKMGDPVKIYDLAKQMILLSGLKLGEDIDIEITGIRPGEKLFEELFYDSENTKSTEHPKILISKTSVLSDNFKAKLDYLLNLPPNTSVEDVKKSLKEVVEEYSPSEPVGNIENNFNEKLM
- a CDS encoding glycosyltransferase, which encodes MISLVTITFNNFEELVDTLESVKDCDYIERVVINGGTCQKTIDLLSHQNFFSISEKDQGISDAFNKGIENSKGDSIAFLNSGDHCLDQNYYNQANNYLLEHPEVDFVYSDIIFVTINNEEIKVSPNDLDDGKMPFPHPSLVVRSSVFEKIGNFKLDYKVAMDFDFACRMIKNQFKGHYIPSQGVVKMFGNGISSTSGLKGIEERFRALKENELLSKKSYRYLKKMKFKNSLRALIGKLGLLPFYDSLKRKIYHTKAE